GGATCGTAAACAATGGTTGACCATATCAATATAAACACAACATAGGTTGAGAACTTCATCCTTTCTGCAAATGCACCTGTGATAAGCGCCGGAGTTATTACTGCAAACATCATCTGGAAAATCATAAATGCCTGATGAGGTATTGTCGGTGCATAAATAGGATATGGAGTAAGCCCTACACCATGTAATCCAAACCATTTAAGGCTTCCAATAATACCGTGTATGTCAGGACCGAATGCGAGACTATAACCGAATAATACCCATTGTATACTTATAATGGCGAGCGCCATAAAGCTCTGCATGATTGTGCCAAGAACGTTTTTCTTACGCACCATGCCGCCGTAAAACATTGCAAGTCCCGGTGTCATAAGCATTACAAGTGCTGCCGATAGCAGCATGAATGCGGTATCACCCGTATTGATTTTGGGAACTGAAGAGGCTGCCGCATCTGCTAATGCCGCTGCCGGCATTAAAAAAATAGTCAGACCGAATATGGTAGATAAAATTTTTTTCATGTTTTTCCCTTAAAAATATAGGGGCAATTCATGAATTGCCCCTGCCGTGCAAATTTAAGTCTATGCGTCAAAATACAGATTGAATTCCATTGGGACCGGTCTGAGTTTAACGGGATTAATCTCGTTCTTTATTTTATATTCAATCCATGTCTCTATTACATCGGATGTAAAAACGTCGCCTTTAAGCAAATACTCGTGATCCTTTTTCAATGCATTTAATGCTTCTTCAAGACTTCCGGGTGTGCTTGGGACATTTTTCAATTCTTCCGGTGATAGCCCGTATATATCCTTATCAAGAGGTTCGCCGGGCTTTATCTTGTTTTGAATTCCGTCAAGCCCTGCCATTAACATAGCTGCAAACCCGAGGTAACTGTTTGAGGATGGGTCTGGAAATCTAACTTCTATTCTCTTCGTTTTTGGGCTTGGAGAATACATCGGAATTCTTACGGAAGCCGATCTATTCCTACTTGAATAAGCAAGGTTAACAGGCGCTTCAAAACCGGGTACAAGCCTTCTGTAGGAGTTTGTCGTTGGATTTGTAAAAGCACATACAGAGGGTGCATGTTTTAGTATTCCACCTATGTAATACATTGCAAGCTCACTAATCCCGCCATAGCTGTTGCCAGCAAAAAGCGGTTTACCTCCCTTCCATATACTTTGATGCGTGTGCATTCCTGAACCATTGTCTCCAAATAATGGTTTGGGCATAAATGTAGCTGTTTTTCCATGTTTCTTTGCAACGTTTTTAACTACATGTTTATACCACATTACCTTGTCACCCATATTAATAAGTGAATCAAAAACCATGTCTATCTCTGCCTGACCGCCTGTCGCAACTTCATGATGATGTTTTTCTATCTTTAGACCGAGGCTTTCCATGTAAGAGACCATTTCGCTGCGAAGATCCGTCTGGGAATCCGTTGGAGCTACCGGGAAATAC
This portion of the Deltaproteobacteria bacterium genome encodes:
- the glnA gene encoding type I glutamate--ammonia ligase; translation: MGAKEVLKLIVEKGIRYADLKFLDFVGTWQHFTVPVHELTEDVFEEGLGFDGSSIRGWQPIHASDMLVVPDAATVVIDPFIAEPTVSLICNIQDPITKEYYSRDPRNIARKAENYLKATGIGDIAYFGPELEFFTFDDIRYDQTVNAGYYFIDSVEGQWNTGRIENPNLGYKPRYKEGYFPVAPTDSQTDLRSEMVSYMESLGLKIEKHHHEVATGGQAEIDMVFDSLINMGDKVMWYKHVVKNVAKKHGKTATFMPKPLFGDNGSGMHTHQSIWKGGKPLFAGNSYGGISELAMYYIGGILKHAPSVCAFTNPTTNSYRRLVPGFEAPVNLAYSSRNRSASVRIPMYSPSPKTKRIEVRFPDPSSNSYLGFAAMLMAGLDGIQNKIKPGEPLDKDIYGLSPEELKNVPSTPGSLEEALNALKKDHEYLLKGDVFTSDVIETWIEYKIKNEINPVKLRPVPMEFNLYFDA